The Caldisericia bacterium genomic sequence TTTTCTATGGCATCCTTTACCCTTTCTGGAAGAGGGTAATCCTTTACTTCTTCTAATTTAATCCACTTTAAATCAAGGGCATCAGAGCCAACCCTTATTTCTCCAGATAGGTACTCTGCCACAACATCTATTATTACATAGTGA encodes the following:
- a CDS encoding NUDIX hydrolase; the encoded protein is HYVIIDVVAEYLSGEIRVGSDALDLKWIKLEEVKDYPLPERVKDAIEKGRRVLKDGEGRSNR